Below is a genomic region from Plasmodium relictum strain SGS1 genome assembly, chromosome: 13.
tttgaatttttatttctctttAGAGTAATGCATTAAAATATTGTagtaattttcattaaaaaattttcaaaaaaactaatttctttttctctaATTCTTTTCGTAAAAtacaataattattaatatataggAAATTATTTCACAAAGGCATTCAAGTATTTctatatacaaataattattatttaaataaatatacgtaacatctatttttaatttcttatttttaattgactaataatttatattgtGTAATCATTTTATAAGTGTATATTGTTAGAGTACCATtgtgaatatatatttatttttatttttatttatttttaaaaattttttatttttatttaaaagctTTTAATGATTATGTCTTATCAAGTTTTATACATgcagaaaataaaaagattatAAATCATCTTTAATGTATCTAATCATaaacagtatatattttttatatatttcattttctttttattaaaatttaaaaaaaaaaaaagataaaaaaagaatacttTTATtgaactttttttaaattgttatacAATCCTAAtcctttattttataaagtgTATAAGACGACTAgctatattcattttttaaaaaattaggcataaataaatatacaataATGGCATATTAAGGCTTACTTGTACCTTTTTACAGTTACTggattttttcaaaaaatatatcatgtTAATGTTTTTTATGAAGATATATAGGggttcttctatttttttaaattaaaaacagaaaaaagATAATGGCAAATAAAACTTTTgggaaaaattaaaagttatatttttttttttaagaacgatagtattatttttatttgaattgatagttaaatatttaagtaattaaatatatttatattcttatttttattaatataatctaattaattgttattttttcaaataccATATTTGTTCactatattttaatatgatatatattaatattattatttttataagtatATCATGCTGAAATTTTCACTTttccatatttttaattttttttttaaagaaataactTGAATCGTGTAACGTTTCTTGACCtagttttttatattttttttcccttttGCAAGTTTcaatgtaaaatttttttattaattgtaaATCTGAATATAGACATAGATTGTTGTGATTTTTCGCCATTTTcctattattatatattttttttttaataataatttttatttttgcatatatgtatatctatcattttaatttttaaagtttaacaattttttaaatgttctttaaaaaaaaataaaaaaaaaaattatgtgtGCTTAAATCTATCTATAAAGAAATTTCTACATACAagaagaataattttttttttcagtttttaattttttataagattcttcttctttaatttataatattctaaataaatttaaatatattgaaataatttattatgctattttttaaattaaaaaccATGAAACATGACCACTGCAATACATCATCCTtatgaaattaaatttatttttctacaAGCATACTTATTTTCATTACATAAAcgatatataaaatttaaagaaaaatggaATTTTAACtagataattatattaagtcataagaataaaatatagtgtaattagataaaaatggaaaatcTATTCaacttaaaatatttgatgAATACAAATCGACAAAATGGAAAAAGGATATAAAATGTTGaaaaagtttttatatatttagtgTATTTCTTTCatcatataatattattcatttaaattttaacaaTAATTAAAGATgaatttacaaaataaaccctttaaaaaaaattaataaaaaatcataattTGAAATATGCCAATAGCAAAttctaaaattttctttttttatatactctTTTAGCATTAATGTAAAAgctttcatttttattatctcattaaaataaatttttttctttttatgatGTATTgtttatacatttttaataattttaaaaatctttcaaatttttacaattttacTTGGTATCTGAacatctttttaatttacaaatatatatatatatatatgtatacatttttttttttttttaagggaatatttttataaagtaaaaaaaaaatatattaagatttacaaaatatttcataatttCTTCAATTCTCAGAGttttaacattaaaaaaattttaaagatagagtattttttttgtttttttaaaaaattgcatTAAAAATTGATTctaatttagataaaaaaaaaatgtaataatttaagtaaaaaatgTACCTTTACGCAGTGATAAATAGCgaaattatatgaatttttttttgaagaaataaaataattctttgATAGAAAAAGCGATGTgtgaataaaaaagaaataataataaagtgtatcatttgtaaatatatatatatacatatatatgtatatatatacttatgtataatatacataaaaaaaaatgggaTATACATCAACATTAAAATTTGTAAATCTAGGAGTTAAAAGAAGATTATTTCGAAGAGCTCATAAGCAACCACATCATAAGTGGGACAGCATAAAAAATCAgttaaatgatttattaaaatatggtAGAATTGAAACGACATTAACAAAAGCTAAAGAATTACAAGGATATGCAGaagaattaatttattttgcaaaaaaaaatactatagaaaataatttaaaagtagAAAGTATGTTAAGAACAGCTCAAGGAAGAAGAAGGCTATATGAATATTATGTTCCTTTATATAGGCATCGaccctttttttttactagaGTTGTTAATCAATGGAGACTGCGATTAAGAGATTCAGCACCAATGGCTTTTATTGAATTTATTGACCGACCTGGAGAATTAAGACCTGCTAGACCTACTGGATATGAtagaattaaatttatatttgaagaaatgaaaaaaaatagaaaaaattttcgaaaatattttcatattgcAAAGAGGTTTAATTTATTAGATGAAAATGATCAACTAATTTCAAATTTTGATGAATGCACAATTGCTAAAAATGAAGATGTGgtaaaatataacataatACCTATactatttatctttttaacatatatttttttaatgtgtattttcaatatatattttttcaaatatatttattatactgatgcatttttttttattattatgttaACAATCATTATCTAAGTATTCttaaatttcatttaataataataataaaagaataaattgtatttttatatattaatgttatttcaaatttatctcctttttcattttatagtGGAACAATGACGATGAGGATCAAATAGTTATAGATTCAGAGctaattgaaaaatataaacactTCGGTGAGCCTATGCTAAAAGGCCCTAAAAGAGGAAGAGAACCATTTTATGTTGACTTACCTCTTCCAAGTGTTGCTGAAAgagaatttttaaattacaggAAAAAATTCAAACCTTAATTAATGcagttcttttttttataaagctctttttatattaatagaaaaatttgGAATATACTTCAAaagaaattttcttttatatatatatattttttgagatgcttttcctctttttttttttccccataaataatattaaatgaattatcatattttatctctttaattatt
It encodes:
- a CDS encoding mitochondrial ribosomal protein L17-2 precursor, putative, with the translated sequence MGYTSTLKFVNLGVKRRLFRRAHKQPHHKWDSIKNQLNDLLKYGRIETTLTKAKELQGYAEELIYFAKKNTIENNLKVESMLRTAQGRRRLYEYYVPLYRHRPFFFTRVVNQWRLRLRDSAPMAFIEFIDRPGELRPARPTGYDRIKFIFEEMKKNRKNFRKYFHIAKRFNLLDENDQLISNFDECTIAKNEDVWNNDDEDQIVIDSELIEKYKHFGEPMLKGPKRGREPFYVDLPLPSVAEREFLNYRKKFKP